Proteins co-encoded in one Streptomyces diastaticus subsp. diastaticus genomic window:
- a CDS encoding sulfatase-like hydrolase/transferase, producing the protein MRAIFVLFDTLNRRFLPPYGAKDVVAPHFADLAGRSVTFDNAYGGSMPCMPARRELHTGRHNFLHRGWGPLEPFDDSMPELLSRAGVYTHLVTDHQHYWADGGATYHPRFRTFEFFRGQEGDEWKGTSPIRPCPTTRRRR; encoded by the coding sequence ATGCGCGCCATCTTCGTGCTCTTCGACACACTCAACCGGCGGTTCCTGCCCCCGTACGGGGCGAAGGACGTCGTCGCCCCGCACTTCGCCGATCTCGCCGGGCGCAGCGTGACCTTCGACAACGCGTACGGGGGCTCGATGCCCTGTATGCCGGCCCGTCGCGAACTGCACACCGGGCGGCACAACTTCCTGCACCGGGGCTGGGGCCCTCTGGAGCCGTTCGACGACTCGATGCCCGAACTGCTCAGCCGGGCCGGCGTCTACACGCACCTGGTCACCGACCATCAGCACTACTGGGCCGACGGCGGGGCGACCTACCATCCGCGGTTCCGGACCTTCGAGTTCTTCCGGGGCCAGGAAGGCGACGAGTGGAAGGGCACGTCGCCGATCCGCCCGTGCCCGACAACCAGGCGCCGACGGTGA
- a CDS encoding MFS transporter has protein sequence MRPAAAPSVPGTAVTLAWLWLFALAWLGFWLLVMLPSQVMLAQLARAIDPDQKVRLASVFQGVLLVSIVVAVPLAGFLCDRTRLAWGRRRVWALSGFVLAALAFALVGQIDSVPVVCGLLVLVAIGQACVLVALSAMIADQVPVNQRGRASAAFGVPQVIALAGGMALVTEVIDDVPTAWWMIALLALACCLPFLLGVGEPAPSPQAGPAGSLLHDLTPPRPRRAPDYYWAMTTRVLVNAGNLVGTAYLLYYVEDVLHRPDPESAALTLTLVYLLFCVVATYAAGLVSDRMPRRKPLVLVSAVLQSAAALSLAVSPTWQAALLAAALLGVGYGAFLSVDQVLTTDVLPDERTRARDLGLVNAAQNLPIAPVVGFTVLTLTNENYRALYAASALIVMLGAWSVTRIRSVS, from the coding sequence ATGCGTCCGGCAGCAGCCCCCTCGGTGCCCGGCACCGCTGTCACCCTGGCGTGGCTGTGGCTGTTCGCACTGGCCTGGCTCGGGTTCTGGCTACTGGTGATGCTGCCCAGTCAGGTCATGCTCGCCCAGTTGGCCCGCGCCATCGATCCGGATCAGAAGGTCCGCCTGGCCAGCGTCTTCCAGGGCGTCCTGCTGGTCAGCATCGTCGTGGCGGTGCCTCTGGCGGGCTTCCTCTGCGACCGCACCCGCCTGGCCTGGGGGCGTCGACGCGTGTGGGCGCTGAGCGGGTTCGTTCTCGCCGCACTCGCCTTCGCCCTCGTCGGCCAGATCGACTCGGTGCCGGTGGTGTGCGGCCTGCTCGTGCTCGTCGCGATCGGGCAAGCCTGCGTTCTGGTGGCCCTGAGCGCGATGATCGCCGACCAGGTGCCCGTGAACCAGCGCGGCCGGGCCTCGGCCGCCTTCGGTGTGCCTCAAGTGATCGCGCTGGCGGGCGGTATGGCGCTGGTCACCGAGGTCATCGACGACGTGCCCACCGCGTGGTGGATGATCGCCCTGCTCGCCCTGGCCTGCTGTCTGCCCTTCCTGCTCGGCGTCGGCGAACCGGCGCCGTCCCCGCAGGCCGGACCGGCCGGGAGCCTGCTGCACGATCTGACGCCGCCCCGTCCGCGCCGGGCGCCGGACTACTACTGGGCCATGACCACGCGAGTGCTGGTCAACGCCGGCAACCTGGTCGGCACGGCGTATCTGCTCTACTACGTCGAGGATGTGCTCCACCGGCCCGACCCGGAGAGCGCGGCACTCACGCTCACCCTCGTCTACCTGCTGTTCTGCGTGGTCGCCACGTACGCCGCGGGCCTGGTCTCCGACCGTATGCCGCGGCGCAAGCCGCTGGTGCTCGTCAGCGCCGTACTGCAGAGCGCCGCGGCACTGAGCCTGGCCGTCTCACCGACGTGGCAGGCGGCGCTGCTGGCCGCGGCCCTCCTCGGCGTCGGGTACGGCGCCTTCCTCTCGGTCGACCAGGTGCTCACCACCGACGTCCTGCCCGACGAACGCACCCGTGCCCGCGATCTGGGCCTGGTCAACGCCGCTCAGAACCTGCCGATCGCGCCCGTGGTCGGCTTCACGGTCCTCACCCTCACCAACGAGAACTACCGCGCCCTCTATGCCGCCAGCGCACTGATCGTGATGCTCGGCGCCTGGTCGGTGACGCGGATAAGGTCGGTGTCCTGA
- a CDS encoding MMPL family transporter, producing MQPTNSRLLRCLLGSRKRAAVVVAFWILIAGLLAGVAPTLESVEDNASANLPPAASDSMKARDLVRAQLPGQDATPAIVVVRGEGADAAASAQQAVTRITAALSESTRPDQVASVISTVSAPDAAAELVSRDRSAQLLVVPMTGSPSDESFQNAVDKVRSLVSDRAGPTEVAVTGPAGIATDTVKVFSGGDRILLAATILLVLVILLAIYRSPLMALVPLVAVGVAMRVAETVGALLADAGLITVSSQTASIMTVLLFGVGTDYALIITVRYREALLDEPDRARAMRTAVHRTAESVLASASTIVLAMFALLVAASPALRGFGPYLALGVAVMALVAFTLIPALVLLLGRGVFWPGGVDKAAERGRGAGVWHRVAALVAKAPVRVASAVVALLVVLSAGLLGYQESFNTLSGFRTATESERGQHLIQEEFGPGEIAPSTVVVRSHEDLRSGSAPAEIAAGIADAGHVSRVGEHPRFAEDGTTVFYDVVLDLDPYSSEALDAIAPLQEAARTAADAAGVQDATVLVGGETAQNADIRSALDHDTTLIALLVLAIVTAVLALLLRSVLAPLYLVATLVLSFLATLGVTTFFTVTVLGDEGIGNRVTAYIFIFLIALGVDYNIFIMSRFKQELRTRPPAAAVTAALTRTGGVVSSAGLILAATFAVLMTQPIRELFQFGFAMAFGILLDTFLIRPLLVPALVRLLGDRALWPSRPGTPQTPSAPRTEPPAADAPAARVPEGGSGRLLRAFTWIAVVEACTWAGLLVGMYFKYVPETTELGVRIFGTLHGAAFVVYVLLTVLVAVRLKWRLGRTTILALLAAIPPFMTIAFEVWARRTGRLPGRAVTAKRTYGP from the coding sequence ATGCAACCGACCAACTCCCGCCTGCTCCGATGTCTTCTGGGTTCGAGGAAACGCGCCGCCGTGGTGGTGGCGTTCTGGATCCTGATCGCGGGTCTCCTCGCCGGGGTCGCCCCGACGCTGGAGTCCGTGGAGGACAACGCCTCCGCCAACCTTCCGCCCGCGGCCTCCGACTCCATGAAGGCCCGCGACCTCGTGCGCGCGCAGCTACCGGGCCAGGACGCGACGCCGGCGATCGTCGTGGTACGCGGCGAGGGCGCCGACGCCGCGGCGAGCGCCCAGCAGGCCGTCACCCGCATCACCGCCGCCCTGTCGGAGTCCACCCGGCCCGACCAGGTCGCGAGCGTGATCTCCACGGTGAGCGCCCCCGACGCCGCGGCCGAGCTCGTTTCGCGCGACCGCAGTGCGCAGCTACTCGTCGTCCCCATGACCGGAAGCCCCTCGGACGAGTCCTTCCAGAACGCGGTCGACAAGGTACGTTCCCTCGTGTCCGACCGTGCGGGGCCCACCGAGGTCGCCGTGACCGGCCCCGCCGGGATCGCCACCGACACCGTGAAGGTCTTCAGCGGCGGCGACAGGATCCTGCTCGCCGCCACCATCCTGCTCGTCCTGGTCATCCTCCTGGCGATCTACCGCTCGCCCCTGATGGCGCTCGTGCCGCTGGTCGCCGTGGGCGTGGCGATGCGCGTGGCGGAGACCGTCGGCGCCCTCCTCGCGGACGCCGGACTCATCACGGTCAGCTCCCAGACCGCCTCGATCATGACGGTGCTGCTGTTCGGGGTGGGCACGGACTACGCGCTGATCATCACCGTCCGCTACCGCGAGGCGCTCCTCGACGAGCCGGACCGGGCGCGCGCGATGCGGACGGCCGTGCACCGGACGGCCGAATCAGTCCTGGCCAGCGCCTCCACCATCGTGCTCGCCATGTTCGCCCTGCTGGTGGCCGCCTCCCCCGCGCTGCGCGGCTTCGGCCCTTACCTCGCCCTCGGCGTCGCCGTCATGGCGCTGGTGGCGTTCACCCTCATCCCCGCTCTGGTCCTCCTGCTGGGGCGGGGCGTCTTCTGGCCTGGCGGCGTGGACAAGGCCGCCGAGCGCGGTCGCGGCGCGGGCGTCTGGCACCGCGTCGCCGCGCTCGTCGCCAAGGCGCCGGTCCGGGTGGCGTCGGCGGTGGTCGCGCTGCTCGTGGTGCTGAGCGCGGGACTGCTCGGCTACCAGGAGAGCTTCAACACTCTCAGCGGCTTCAGGACCGCCACCGAGTCGGAACGCGGACAGCACCTCATCCAGGAAGAGTTCGGGCCCGGCGAGATCGCCCCCAGCACGGTCGTCGTCCGCTCCCACGAAGACCTCCGCTCCGGCTCCGCACCCGCCGAGATCGCCGCCGGCATCGCCGACGCCGGCCATGTGAGCCGGGTCGGGGAGCATCCCCGCTTCGCCGAGGACGGCACAACCGTCTTCTACGACGTCGTGCTCGACCTCGACCCGTACAGCTCCGAGGCGCTCGACGCGATCGCTCCACTCCAGGAGGCCGCGCGCACCGCGGCCGACGCGGCCGGGGTGCAGGACGCCACGGTCCTGGTCGGAGGGGAGACCGCGCAGAACGCCGACATCCGCTCCGCCCTCGACCACGACACGACCCTGATCGCGCTCCTGGTCCTGGCCATCGTGACCGCGGTCCTCGCGCTGCTGCTGCGCTCGGTCCTCGCCCCGCTCTACCTGGTCGCGACACTCGTCCTGTCGTTCCTGGCCACCCTGGGCGTCACCACCTTCTTCACGGTGACGGTCCTCGGCGACGAAGGCATCGGCAACCGCGTCACCGCGTACATCTTCATCTTCCTCATCGCACTCGGCGTCGACTACAACATCTTCATCATGAGCCGGTTCAAACAGGAGCTGCGCACCCGTCCCCCGGCCGCGGCCGTCACCGCCGCCCTGACCCGCACCGGCGGCGTCGTCTCCTCCGCCGGCCTCATCCTCGCGGCGACCTTCGCCGTCCTGATGACCCAGCCGATCCGCGAGCTGTTCCAGTTCGGCTTCGCCATGGCCTTCGGCATCCTGCTGGACACCTTCCTCATCCGCCCGCTCCTGGTCCCCGCCCTCGTCCGCCTGCTCGGCGACCGCGCCCTGTGGCCCTCCCGCCCCGGCACCCCGCAGACGCCTTCCGCGCCCCGCACGGAACCGCCTGCCGCCGACGCGCCGGCCGCACGGGTGCCCGAAGGCGGCTCCGGGCGACTGCTGCGCGCGTTCACCTGGATCGCGGTCGTCGAAGCGTGCACGTGGGCAGGTCTGCTGGTGGGGATGTACTTCAAGTACGTCCCCGAAACCACCGAACTCGGCGTGCGGATCTTCGGCACCCTCCACGGCGCCGCCTTCGTCGTCTACGTCCTCCTGACCGTCCTGGTCGCGGTCCGGCTGAAGTGGCGGCTGGGCCGGACGACGATCCTCGCTCTGCTGGCAGCGATACCCCCGTTCATGACCATCGCCTTCGAGGTCTGGGCCCGCCGCACAGGCCGCCTCCCCGGGCGGGCCGTGACCGCGAAGCGCACGTACGGTCCCTAG